In Rutidosis leptorrhynchoides isolate AG116_Rl617_1_P2 chromosome 2, CSIRO_AGI_Rlap_v1, whole genome shotgun sequence, one genomic interval encodes:
- the LOC139888914 gene encoding uncharacterized protein, whose product MAEVVPFTPLNMINKERGDSKVRVQGNKIIAMIYKNFMPFLQIRSKKLQSNCQFMYIDVVGLLVKVTKMKVDKETEVDKKSIDLELADASGERVRCKLWGGHAENLYKSLEINYKPDVDVVLMLHSCRLKDWEASARDNADYVKPVIEIDIGKDETSALNKYTDQEKFPAYVLDDVRHIENRLDSQFQRQRGGGFSTIVPCVRRPKWIRASIYVQDRTGGCELALLDGKISKMIHRSVPWLKNTARNTFKPSEFPVEFNRIIMKKFAFMVKHTVYGEDLKLSGYTVSDLTDNISVPSVDIISNETPRLDSKTPGSNGVKRKISTPTQSAKDDTPTGGTTADLGDLKIPKMEKL is encoded by the exons ATGGCTGAAGTAGTCCCATTCACTCCACTTAACATGATTAACAAAGAAAGGGGCGATTCGAAAGTAAGGGTTCAG GGTAATAAGATCATAGCcatgatttataaaaattttatgcCTTTTTTGCAAATTCGTTCAAAGAAG TTACAATCAAATTGTCAATTTATGTATATAGATGTTGTTGGACTATTGGTCAAAGTTACGAAgatgaaagttgataaggaaactgAAGTTGATAAGAAATCAATTGACTTAGAACTCGCAGATGCAAG TGGTGAACGGGTCCGCTGTAAGCTATGGGGTGGACATGCTGAGAATTTGTACAAGTCTTTGGAGATAAATTATAAACCTGATGTGGATGTTGTATTGATGCTTCATAGTTGTAGGCTTAAGGACTGGGAAG CATCTGCTAGAGACAATGCTGATTATGTTAAGCCTGTCATTGAAATTGATATTGGAAAGGATGAAACGTCTGCTTTAAACAAGTATACTGACCAAGAGAAGTTTCCAGCATATGTACTCGACGACGTTCGCCATATAGAGAAT AGGCTGGATTCACAGTTTCAAAGACAAAGAGGGGGTGGTTTCAGTACTATTGTACCATGTGTGAGAAGACCAAAGTg GATCCGTGCATCTATATATGTTCAAGATAGAACCGGTGGATGTGAGCTAGCACTATTAGATGGGAAAATTTCCAAAATGATCCATCGCAGTGTTCCATGGTTAAAAAACACTGCAAGGAAC ACTTTTAAACCTTCTGAGTTTCCAGTGGAGTTTAATCGAATTATTATGAAAAAGTTTGCATTCATGGTAAAGCATACTGTTTATGGTGAGGATTTGAAGCTCTCCGGCTATACTGTTTCCGATTTGACTGATAACATTTCA GTACCAAGTGTAGACATCATTAGTAATGAAACTCCGCGTTTAGATAGCAAAACACCGGGCAGCAATGGTGTCAAGCGTAAGATTTCTACGCCAACTCAATCAGCCAAAGATGATACACCTACAGGAGGGACTACAGCTGATTTGGGTGATCTTAAAATACCCAAAATGGAAAAACTTTGA